The Microbacterium sp. LWH7-1.2 genome window below encodes:
- a CDS encoding acyltransferase, with protein MNGYGVLLGAQRLRDSAYSRLVAGGFQSFGAGSRILLPTRIANPDKIAVGAGVLIGAGSWLMVPSRDEPGPVIELHDRVRMRGASISAVRSVVIEEAVGIAAGVYISDHSHGFDRVDVPIRDQPLTDPRPVRIGRGAWLGQNVVVMPGVTIGEQAVIGANAVVTRDIPPRTVAIGAPARVVRELVPG; from the coding sequence ATGAATGGGTATGGGGTGCTGCTGGGGGCCCAGCGCCTGCGCGATTCGGCATACAGCCGGCTCGTCGCCGGCGGCTTCCAGTCGTTCGGCGCGGGCTCGCGCATCCTGCTGCCCACGCGCATCGCGAACCCCGACAAGATCGCCGTCGGCGCGGGCGTGCTCATCGGCGCCGGCTCGTGGCTCATGGTCCCCTCGCGTGACGAGCCCGGTCCCGTGATCGAGCTGCACGATCGTGTGCGCATGCGCGGCGCGTCGATCTCGGCGGTGCGCAGCGTCGTCATCGAGGAGGCCGTCGGCATCGCGGCGGGGGTGTACATCTCCGATCACAGCCACGGATTCGACCGCGTCGACGTGCCGATCCGCGACCAGCCGCTGACCGACCCCCGGCCCGTCCGGATCGGCCGCGGTGCCTGGCTCGGCCAGAACGTCGTGGTGATGCCCGGCGTCACGATCGGCGAGCAGGCGGTCATCGGCGCGAACGCGGTCGTCACCCGCGACATCCCTCCGCGAACGGTCGCCATCGGCGCGCCCGCGCGCGTGGTGAGAGAGCTGGTGCCGGGGTGA
- a CDS encoding fatty acyl-AMP ligase — protein MTEREVHMPGAEAPEREGGTQERGSEFVRRLRRTALTSAGRGIRFYRSPTDFAEASYAVLDADARARAVELARAGLAPGDVAILAFEPGLPFVRALLACLYAGVAAAPVPITAMRNADAVRQRLLAILQDAGAKAVLTETGALDGLGLAGETSIADAAVILVDGPAAVSPDEWGMPDIDESALAILQYTSGSTGLPKGVMVSHGNLYANQQAIGGIVGMTADSVAVGWLPHYHDMGLIGQILQPIFTGASLHMTSPSQFLRRPVLWLRLVTEHRATHTVGPDFAFALCSRLVTDEQLAELDLSSLETVITGAEPVRIATLEAFTARFAPAGFRGAAFVPAFGMAETTLLITAHRDALPPQAIIVSAEALERDEIAPATGGERSAQLVPCGAPGAGMDIAIVDPATATELRDGRIGEIWVRGTSVTQGYWRRPEQTAADFGATLAGVPDEVYLRTGDLGAMIDGELVITGRLKDLIIVRGRNIYPQDLEHSAAALLGAGCLSAAFERPGAAPEVGIVAEVEPSATPEELGALTAALRSRVGGEFTLPALGVALIRKGTLPRTTSGKVQRALTRRLLHEQRLQLVHLDGFEAVPA, from the coding sequence ATGACCGAAAGAGAAGTGCACATGCCGGGGGCCGAGGCGCCCGAGAGGGAGGGCGGCACCCAGGAACGCGGGAGCGAGTTCGTGCGGCGATTGCGCCGCACCGCCCTGACGTCCGCGGGGCGCGGCATCCGGTTCTATCGTTCGCCCACCGATTTCGCGGAAGCGTCCTACGCGGTGCTCGACGCCGATGCCCGAGCCCGCGCCGTCGAACTCGCCCGCGCCGGTCTCGCGCCCGGCGACGTCGCGATCCTCGCCTTCGAGCCGGGTCTGCCGTTCGTACGGGCGCTGCTCGCGTGTCTCTACGCGGGCGTCGCAGCAGCGCCGGTGCCGATCACGGCGATGCGGAACGCGGATGCTGTGCGCCAGCGTCTGCTCGCGATCCTCCAGGACGCGGGCGCCAAGGCCGTGCTCACCGAGACCGGCGCACTCGACGGGCTCGGGCTCGCGGGCGAGACGTCGATCGCGGATGCCGCTGTGATCCTGGTCGACGGGCCGGCTGCCGTGTCGCCGGATGAATGGGGCATGCCCGACATCGACGAGTCGGCGCTGGCGATCCTGCAGTACACGTCGGGATCGACCGGGCTGCCCAAGGGCGTCATGGTGTCACACGGCAACCTGTACGCGAACCAGCAGGCGATCGGCGGGATCGTCGGCATGACGGCCGACTCAGTCGCCGTCGGCTGGCTGCCGCACTACCACGACATGGGTCTCATCGGGCAGATCCTCCAGCCGATCTTCACCGGCGCGAGCCTGCACATGACCTCGCCGTCGCAGTTCCTGCGCCGGCCGGTGCTGTGGCTGCGGCTCGTCACCGAGCACCGCGCAACGCACACCGTCGGGCCGGACTTCGCGTTCGCACTGTGCAGCCGACTGGTGACCGACGAACAGCTCGCCGAGCTCGACCTGTCGTCGCTGGAGACGGTGATCACCGGCGCGGAGCCCGTGCGCATCGCCACGCTCGAGGCGTTCACGGCGCGGTTCGCCCCCGCCGGGTTCCGGGGCGCGGCTTTCGTGCCGGCGTTCGGCATGGCCGAGACGACGCTGCTCATCACCGCCCACCGCGACGCCCTGCCGCCGCAGGCGATCATCGTCAGCGCGGAGGCGCTCGAGCGCGACGAGATCGCCCCGGCGACCGGCGGCGAGCGCAGCGCGCAGCTCGTGCCGTGCGGCGCGCCCGGAGCGGGCATGGACATCGCCATCGTCGACCCGGCTACGGCGACAGAGCTCCGCGACGGGCGGATCGGCGAGATCTGGGTGCGCGGCACGAGCGTGACCCAGGGCTACTGGCGCCGGCCCGAGCAGACCGCGGCGGACTTCGGCGCAACCCTCGCCGGCGTCCCCGACGAGGTGTACCTGCGCACCGGCGACCTCGGCGCCATGATCGACGGCGAGCTCGTCATCACGGGCCGACTGAAAGACCTCATCATCGTCCGCGGGCGCAATATCTACCCGCAGGACCTCGAGCACAGCGCGGCGGCGCTGCTCGGAGCCGGGTGCCTGAGCGCGGCGTTCGAACGCCCGGGCGCCGCCCCGGAGGTCGGGATCGTCGCCGAGGTCGAGCCCTCGGCGACCCCGGAAGAGCTCGGCGCGCTCACGGCGGCGCTGCGCTCGCGTGTCGGCGGAGAGTTCACGCTGCCCGCGCTGGGCGTGGCGCTCATCCGCAAGGGCACGCTGCCGCGCACCACCAGCGGCAAGGTGCAGCGCGCCCTCACCCGCCGTCTCCTTCACGAGCAGCGCCTGCAGCTCGTGCACCTCGACGGGTTCGAGGCGGTCCCGGCATGA